A portion of the Nomia melanderi isolate GNS246 chromosome 2, iyNomMela1, whole genome shotgun sequence genome contains these proteins:
- the LOC116426939 gene encoding uncharacterized protein LOC116426939 gives MKAAKHIDDVQPPTVEEHLKLISEDKSPTETEFIEITPKDLPEWFDEKLYKKAQQFYFNNMLAFAVAQTSGLMVILSVPDIIEVLEYTKRSDTVCLSFKRYAETLLLIYEFFRCDILDPNSSWYKAMNMIRWRHVTTSRRRVKQGLNAIYQKDMAITQFGFMGYILTCPDRVGLAHASKEDMIAFNHFWRVTGHLLGISDRFNIARKTPAETRELCKGIIENILIENLNNPSEGFIKLASNAVDGFFYIDVNLNKDAFYRLMYEMSGLKYPKPIGWYATFNYYQRECFLYLCNVPYIGTVVRVGFNYFLLAMIWLLRNYPIFAWMTFGKEKSRYCVYEKIK, from the exons ATGAAAGCTGCAAAACACATTGACGATG TTCAACCACCCACGGTGGAAGAACATCTCAAACTGATTTCGGAGGATAAATCCCCCACGGAAACTGAATTTATTGAGATCACTCCGAAGGATTTACCTGAGTGGTTCGAcgagaaactgtataaaaa AGCACAGCAATTTTACTTCAATAACATGCTGGCATTTGCAGTTGCACAAACGTCTGGTTTAATGGTTATATTATCCGTCCCTGATATAATAGAG GTGCTCGAGTACACGAAGAGGAGCGACACGGTGTGTCTATCCTTCAAGCGGTACGCAGAAACGCTCCTGCTTATATACGAATTTTTCAGATGCGACATACTAGACCCAAATTCGTC TTGGTACAAAGCGATGAACATGATCCGATGGAGACACGTGACAACTAGTAGAAGACGCGTCAAACAAGGGTTGAATGCGATATACCAAAAGGACATGGCTATCACGCAGTTCGGTTTCATGGGATACATACTGACGTGCCCCGACCGCGTCGGACTGGCGCACGCTTCCAAGGAAGATATGATAGCGTTCAACCATTTCTGGCGAGTCACGGGACATCTTTTGGGTATATCCGACCG ATTCAACATCGCTCGTAAAACACCGGCGGAGACCAGAGAATTATGTAAAGGAATAATAGAGAACATACTTATAGAGAATTTGAATAATCCTTCAGAAGGATTTATAAAGTTGGCTAGCAACGCGGTCGATGGTTTCTTTTACATCGACGTCAACTTGAACAAAGATGCGTTTTATAGGTTGATGTATGAGATGAGTGGGTTGAAAT ACCCGAAGCCGATCGGATGGTATGCCACTTTCAATTACTATCAGCGCGAGTGCTTCTTGTACCTTTGCA ACGTGCCATATATCGGCACAGTGGTGAGAGTgggatttaattatttcttactaGCAATGATTTGGTTGCTTCGCAATTATCCAATATTCGCATGGATGACGTTCGGCAAGGAAAAAAGTAGATACTGTGTCTATGAGAAAATAAAGTGA